A stretch of the Mesorhizobium huakuii genome encodes the following:
- a CDS encoding IS630 family transposase (programmed frameshift): MAKPYSMDLRERALARLEEGETSREVAAALKVAVSSVIKWAARKRRLGSAAPGKMGGHRPYLIDGEHRAFVLSEVERDANITLHELTAALADRGLIIHPASVGRFLHREGKSFKKTVLPAEQLKPKLMRRRTQWMRYQTRIDPTRLVFLDETWVKTNMAPLRGWGVRGKRLMAHAPYGHWKTMTFIAALRHDRVEAPWVIDGPINAQAFRVYVETELIKTLKPGDIVILDNLGSHKGQAVRDIVRAAGARLFFLPPYSPDLNPIEKLFAKLKHCMRRAAKRSIQAVHSAIASTLDVVTSNECNNYIESAGYKST, translated from the exons ATGGCCAAGCCTTATTCGATGGATTTGCGGGAACGGGCGTTGGCTCGCCTTGAAGAAGGCGAGACGAGCCGAGAGGTGGCCGCGGCACTGAAGGTGGCAGTTTCGAGCGTGATCAAGTGGGCGGCGCGCAAGCGTCGGCTGGGCAGTGCGGCACCCGGCAAGATGGGCGGTCATCGACCCTATCTGATTGACGGGGAGCATCGTGCCTTCGTCCTGAGCGAGGTCGAGCGGGATGCCAACATAACGCTTCATGAATTGACGGCCGCACTGGCTGACCGGGGTCTCATCATCCACCCTGCCAGCGTCGGTCGCTTCCTGCATCGCGAGGGCAAGAGTTTT AAAAAAACCGTTCTGCCGGCTGAGCAACTCAAGCCAAAGCTGATGCGTCGGCGGACGCAATGGATGCGCTATCAGACCCGCATTGACCCAACGCGCCTGGTCTTCCTGGATGAAACGTGGGTCAAGACCAACATGGCGCCGTTGCGCGGCTGGGGTGTGCGCGGCAAGCGGCTGATGGCTCACGCGCCATATGGTCATTGGAAGACGATGACCTTCATCGCCGCACTGCGGCATGATCGGGTAGAGGCGCCTTGGGTCATTGACGGACCCATCAATGCGCAGGCCTTCCGTGTCTATGTCGAAACCGAACTCATCAAGACCCTGAAGCCGGGTGACATCGTCATTCTCGACAATCTCGGATCTCACAAGGGCCAAGCCGTCCGCGACATCGTCAGGGCCGCCGGTGCGCGGCTCTTCTTCCTGCCGCCTTACAGTCCAGATCTCAATCCAATCGAGAAGCTCTTCGCCAAGCTCAAGCACTGCATGCGACGTGCCGCCAAGCGAAGCATCCAGGCCGTACACAGCGCCATCGCCAGCACCCTCGACGTCGTCACCTCAAATGAATGTAACAACTACATCGAAAGCGCCGGATACAAGTCAACCTAA
- a CDS encoding DUF5681 domain-containing protein, with the protein MSKTTRFQPGQSGNPKGRPSGSRSRVTLACEKLLDGDAKAITMKAIELAKAGDTVALRLCLDRIAPPRKGMPVRFGLPIMSNSGDVRAAAMAILKAVADGNLSPEEGGAIVPVIEAARRAIETDDLSRRLEALERDIERRAGR; encoded by the coding sequence ATGTCCAAGACAACGCGTTTCCAGCCAGGTCAGTCCGGCAACCCGAAAGGTCGCCCCTCTGGCTCGCGCTCGCGCGTAACCCTTGCTTGCGAGAAACTGCTCGACGGTGACGCCAAGGCGATCACCATGAAGGCGATCGAACTGGCCAAGGCCGGCGACACCGTGGCGCTGCGCTTGTGCCTGGATCGCATCGCACCGCCCCGCAAGGGCATGCCTGTAAGGTTCGGCCTTCCGATAATGTCCAACAGCGGCGACGTCCGCGCGGCCGCCATGGCCATCCTCAAAGCCGTTGCCGATGGCAATCTGAGCCCGGAGGAAGGCGGCGCCATCGTCCCCGTGATCGAAGCAGCCCGCCGCGCCATCGAAACCGATGATCTTTCCCGCCGGCTCGAAGCCCTCGAGCGCGATATCGAACGGAGGGCGGGTCGATGA
- a CDS encoding ATP-binding protein, with translation MSEASQAGEGIGTAPATVRSVPLSRGLSTKLLLLTIVFVLLAEVLIFLPWIASYRLSWLKERLSTAAAVSIVLVQGESTSLSRTAQNDVLMAIGAKAIAVRDGGVSRLLVVADMPPQVDEHIDLASVGMIKGMTGALDTLFFGGDRMLRVFGPVGDSDKEFELIMPDYSLRKAMLIYSRNVAFVSLLISLFTAMLVYAAIDLIMIGPIRTMTRSMLSFSEAPDDPGRIIHPAARSDEIGVAERELSQMQERLQKMLSEQKHLADLGLAVSKINHDMRNILASAQLMSDRLRQVRDPTVQAFAPKLLRALDRAVSYSEGVLHYGRTQEPPPSRRRVRLRQLVEDVHGLLDIEEGIEFINAVEAAFEVDADSDQLFRVLTNLCRNSVQAMAADTESAVVRRLAVSAVRLGSVSRIAVTDTGPGLPPKARENLFAAFRGSARSGGTGLGLAIAHELIRAHGGTVELVESIGGRTTFAVTIPDQPVRLDQARGSLRRPA, from the coding sequence ATGAGCGAAGCTAGCCAAGCGGGGGAAGGGATCGGCACGGCGCCTGCCACCGTCCGCAGCGTACCCTTGTCGCGTGGCCTGTCGACGAAATTGCTGCTTCTCACCATCGTTTTCGTGCTTTTGGCCGAAGTGCTCATCTTCCTGCCCTGGATCGCCAGCTACCGGCTGAGCTGGCTCAAGGAGCGGCTGAGCACGGCAGCAGCCGTGTCGATCGTGCTGGTGCAGGGCGAGTCGACCTCGCTGTCGCGCACGGCCCAGAATGACGTGCTGATGGCGATCGGCGCCAAGGCGATCGCGGTGCGCGATGGCGGCGTCTCGCGGCTTCTGGTGGTGGCGGACATGCCGCCGCAGGTCGACGAGCATATCGACCTCGCCAGCGTCGGCATGATCAAGGGCATGACCGGCGCGCTCGACACGCTGTTCTTCGGCGGCGACCGGATGCTGCGCGTCTTCGGACCGGTCGGCGACAGCGACAAGGAATTCGAGCTGATCATGCCGGATTACTCACTGCGCAAGGCGATGCTCATCTATTCGCGCAACGTCGCCTTCGTCTCGCTGCTGATCTCGCTGTTCACCGCCATGCTGGTCTATGCCGCGATCGACCTGATCATGATCGGGCCGATCCGCACCATGACGCGCTCGATGCTGTCCTTCTCCGAAGCTCCCGACGACCCTGGGCGCATCATCCATCCCGCCGCCCGCTCCGACGAGATCGGCGTTGCCGAACGCGAGCTGTCGCAGATGCAGGAGCGGCTGCAGAAGATGCTGTCCGAGCAGAAGCACCTTGCCGACCTCGGCCTGGCGGTCTCGAAGATCAACCACGACATGCGCAACATCCTGGCCTCGGCGCAGCTGATGTCGGACCGTCTGCGCCAGGTCAGGGATCCGACCGTGCAGGCCTTCGCGCCGAAGCTTTTGCGCGCGCTGGACCGGGCCGTCTCCTATTCGGAAGGCGTGCTTCACTATGGCCGCACGCAGGAGCCGCCGCCTTCGCGGCGCCGGGTGCGGCTGCGCCAGCTGGTCGAGGACGTGCACGGGCTGCTCGACATCGAGGAAGGGATCGAGTTCATCAACGCCGTCGAGGCGGCTTTCGAGGTGGACGCCGATTCAGACCAGCTGTTCCGGGTGCTCACCAATCTGTGCCGCAACTCGGTGCAGGCCATGGCGGCCGACACCGAGAGCGCCGTGGTGCGGCGGCTTGCGGTATCAGCCGTGCGCCTGGGCAGCGTCAGCCGCATCGCCGTCACCGACACCGGCCCCGGCCTGCCGCCGAAAGCGCGCGAAAATCTGTTCGCGGCCTTCCGCGGCTCGGCGCGCAGCGGCGGCACCGGCCTAGGCCTAGCCATCGCGCATGAACTGATCCGGGCGCATGGCGGCACGGTGGAACTGGTCGAGTCGATTGGCGGGCGCACCACTTTCGCCGTCACCATCCCCGACCAGCCGGTGCGGCTGGACCAGGCCCGCGGCAGCCTGCGCCGGCCGGCCTGA
- a CDS encoding dihydrofolate reductase family protein, with translation MAKLVFGMNQSLDGYVDHTAFAPTPTLFRHFIEEAQKQAGSVYGRQMYEIMRYWDDDHPEWGADEQAFAAAWRNQSKWVVSRSLKSVGPKARLIEDDLEGAIRDLKAGRDGEIEVAGPTLAQSLTELGLIDEYRIYLHPVVLGHGKPYFAGPRPRLRLLTHDRIGEDVIRLTYVPA, from the coding sequence GTGGCCAAGCTCGTGTTCGGAATGAACCAATCCCTGGACGGCTACGTCGACCATACGGCATTTGCGCCAACCCCCACGCTCTTCCGCCACTTCATCGAGGAAGCTCAGAAGCAGGCTGGCAGCGTGTACGGTCGCCAAATGTATGAGATCATGCGTTACTGGGACGACGATCATCCTGAATGGGGTGCAGACGAACAGGCCTTCGCGGCGGCGTGGCGGAACCAGTCGAAATGGGTCGTTTCGCGCTCGCTGAAGTCGGTCGGCCCCAAGGCCAGGCTGATTGAGGATGATCTCGAAGGCGCGATCCGCGATCTGAAGGCCGGAAGGGACGGGGAGATCGAGGTTGCTGGTCCGACCTTGGCGCAAAGCCTTACAGAGCTTGGCCTGATCGATGAATATCGGATCTACTTGCACCCGGTCGTGCTTGGTCACGGCAAGCCATATTTTGCCGGACCTCGGCCGCGGCTCCGCCTCCTCACTCACGATCGGATTGGCGAGGACGTGATCCGGCTGACCTACGTTCCTGCTTGA
- the rpmH gene encoding 50S ribosomal protein L34: MKRTYQPSKLVRKRRHGFRARMATKGGRGVVAARRNRGRKRLSA; encoded by the coding sequence ATGAAGCGTACCTACCAACCGTCCAAACTCGTCCGCAAACGCCGGCACGGTTTCCGTGCCCGCATGGCCACCAAGGGTGGTCGTGGCGTCGTCGCAGCTCGCCGCAACCGCGGCCGCAAGCGGCTCAGCGCCTAA
- a CDS encoding DUF6074 family protein, which produces MVRDDDLPLFRWQPVGVEVIPFPLIRRVGKIRDVASKMLAKSTDRHAESYRDQVTTGLVGHLNRLGIPEQERDEQLGQFWSAVQSEIIRLTYTGHHAGDAA; this is translated from the coding sequence ATGGTACGCGATGACGACCTTCCCCTCTTCCGCTGGCAGCCAGTCGGCGTAGAGGTCATACCGTTTCCCCTGATCCGCCGTGTCGGCAAGATCCGAGACGTCGCCTCTAAGATGCTGGCGAAGTCGACTGATCGCCACGCCGAGTCGTATCGCGATCAGGTCACTACCGGGTTGGTCGGTCACCTAAACCGACTCGGCATTCCTGAGCAGGAACGGGACGAGCAACTCGGCCAGTTCTGGTCGGCGGTGCAATCTGAGATCATCCGGCTGACCTATACCGGCCATCATGCAGGTGACGCCGCATGA
- the yidC gene encoding membrane protein insertase YidC, producing the protein MENNRNFFITIALSVLILALWQYFYVLPRSEVQRQAARIEQQRVEERKKAAEAANPGAGAPAPAPGTIPNAPGGDTVTAAGRDQALAASKRVKIDTPSLEGSINLTGARLDDLKLKHYTETVDKNSPEIELLNPQALPTGYFAEIGFVGNDKTGTVPGAETQWSVDGNPTLTPSTPLTLTYTNDKGLTFKRTFSVDANYMFTVSDTVQNSGSSAVSLFNYGRVTRYDKPAVASTYVLHEGLIGVTGTEGLAEYKYAKIESEKQVTPGKSTDGWLGITDKYWAVTLVPTEKQPFQPRYAFFEDGRHRYQSDFLTDAINVEAGQSATVETEIFAGAKEVAKINAYEADRHIRQFNLVIDWGWFYFITKPMFWLIDTLYKFFGNFGLAILATTVIVKALFFPLANKSYASMANMKKVQPKMLEIREKYADDKMKQQQAMMELYKTEKINPLAGCWPVALQIPVFFSLYKVLYITIEMRHAPFFGWIQDLAAPDPTSIFNLFGLIPLTLPHMLMIGVWPLIMGVTMFLQMRMNPTPPDPTQAAIFTWMPIIFTFMMAGFPAGLVIYWAWNNTLSILQQGVIMKRQGAKIELWDNLVALFRKKPSPAE; encoded by the coding sequence ATGGAAAACAACCGGAACTTCTTCATCACCATCGCGCTGTCGGTGCTGATCCTGGCCCTGTGGCAGTATTTCTATGTGCTGCCGCGCAGCGAGGTGCAGCGTCAGGCCGCCCGCATCGAGCAGCAGCGCGTGGAAGAACGGAAGAAGGCGGCCGAGGCGGCCAATCCGGGTGCTGGAGCGCCGGCGCCGGCGCCGGGCACCATTCCCAACGCGCCCGGCGGTGACACCGTCACTGCCGCCGGCCGCGACCAGGCGCTGGCCGCTTCGAAGCGCGTCAAGATCGACACGCCGAGCCTCGAGGGCTCGATCAACCTGACCGGCGCGCGTCTCGACGACCTCAAGCTCAAGCACTACACCGAGACCGTCGACAAGAATTCGCCCGAGATCGAATTGCTCAACCCGCAGGCGCTGCCCACCGGCTATTTCGCCGAGATCGGCTTCGTTGGCAACGACAAGACCGGCACGGTGCCGGGTGCGGAAACACAGTGGAGCGTGGACGGCAATCCGACGCTGACCCCGTCGACGCCGCTCACGCTCACCTACACCAATGACAAGGGCCTGACCTTCAAGCGCACCTTCTCCGTCGACGCCAACTATATGTTCACGGTGTCGGACACGGTGCAGAATTCCGGCTCGAGCGCGGTTTCGCTGTTCAATTATGGCCGCGTCACGCGCTACGACAAGCCGGCCGTCGCCAGCACCTACGTGCTGCATGAGGGCCTGATCGGCGTTACCGGCACTGAGGGCTTGGCCGAATACAAATACGCCAAGATCGAATCTGAAAAGCAGGTCACGCCGGGCAAGTCGACCGACGGCTGGCTCGGCATCACCGACAAATACTGGGCCGTCACGCTGGTGCCGACCGAGAAGCAGCCTTTCCAGCCGCGCTACGCCTTTTTCGAGGATGGCCGCCACCGCTACCAGTCCGACTTCCTGACCGATGCGATCAATGTCGAGGCCGGCCAGTCCGCGACGGTCGAGACGGAGATCTTCGCCGGCGCCAAGGAAGTCGCCAAGATCAACGCCTACGAGGCGGACCGTCATATTCGCCAGTTCAATCTGGTGATCGACTGGGGCTGGTTCTATTTCATCACCAAGCCGATGTTCTGGCTGATCGACACGCTCTACAAATTCTTCGGCAATTTCGGCCTGGCGATCCTCGCCACCACCGTCATCGTCAAGGCCCTGTTCTTCCCGCTCGCCAACAAGTCCTACGCGTCGATGGCGAACATGAAGAAGGTGCAGCCCAAGATGCTCGAAATCCGCGAGAAATACGCGGACGACAAGATGAAGCAGCAGCAGGCGATGATGGAGCTGTACAAGACCGAGAAGATCAATCCGCTCGCCGGCTGCTGGCCGGTGGCGCTGCAGATCCCGGTCTTCTTCTCGCTCTACAAGGTGCTCTACATCACCATCGAGATGCGCCATGCGCCGTTCTTCGGCTGGATCCAGGATCTGGCCGCGCCCGATCCGACCTCGATCTTCAATCTGTTCGGCCTGATCCCGTTGACGCTGCCGCACATGCTGATGATTGGCGTGTGGCCGCTGATCATGGGCGTCACCATGTTCCTGCAGATGCGCATGAACCCGACGCCGCCGGATCCGACGCAAGCCGCGATCTTCACCTGGATGCCTATAATCTTCACCTTCATGATGGCAGGTTTCCCGGCCGGTCTCGTCATCTACTGGGCCTGGAACAACACGCTGTCGATCCTCCAGCAGGGCGTCATCATGAAGCGCCAGGGCGCCAAGATCGAGCTGTGGGACAATCTGGTGGCCCTGTTCCGAAAGAAACCGTCTCCAGCGGAATAG
- a CDS encoding FitA-like ribbon-helix-helix domain-containing protein produces MPAVTIRNLSEEAHRALKLRAAHHGRSTEAEMRELLEAAVRPANRILIGSAMSALSRSAGLTNADFEPLEQDRDRTPATPMSFE; encoded by the coding sequence ATGCCCGCCGTCACTATTCGAAACCTGTCCGAAGAGGCGCACCGCGCCCTCAAGCTACGCGCGGCCCACCATGGCCGTAGCACCGAGGCCGAAATGCGCGAGCTTCTGGAAGCGGCGGTTCGTCCCGCCAATCGTATTCTTATCGGCTCCGCCATGTCGGCGTTGAGCCGTAGCGCCGGGCTGACCAATGCCGATTTCGAGCCGCTGGAGCAGGATCGCGACAGAACGCCGGCTACGCCCATGAGCTTCGAATGA
- a CDS encoding helix-turn-helix transcriptional regulator: MSTRILPIEQVLDRTGLSRRTLYSEISEGRFPKPVQLTARRVGWPEADVEAFLTSKIAARDGMAA, translated from the coding sequence ATGTCGACCCGTATCCTTCCGATCGAGCAGGTGCTTGACCGCACCGGGCTTTCGCGTCGGACACTATATTCCGAGATATCCGAAGGGCGCTTTCCCAAGCCGGTCCAGTTGACCGCTCGCCGAGTTGGCTGGCCCGAGGCAGACGTCGAGGCCTTCCTCACCAGTAAGATCGCTGCGCGCGACGGGATGGCCGCATGA
- the rnpA gene encoding ribonuclease P protein component produces MPATGKPVGQNPKRLLKRAEFLAVRRGEKRRGRFFLVEVLDRGDGGVPRVGYTVTKKVGNAVVRNRVRRRLKEAVRVHAADDMVPGNDYVIVGRDDALRAPFGQLKAELSRRLRGTR; encoded by the coding sequence TTGCCCGCAACCGGCAAGCCAGTGGGGCAAAATCCCAAGCGGCTTCTGAAACGCGCGGAATTCCTGGCCGTCCGTCGTGGTGAAAAGCGACGCGGGCGGTTTTTCCTCGTCGAGGTCCTCGACCGCGGCGATGGCGGCGTGCCGCGCGTCGGCTACACCGTCACCAAGAAGGTCGGCAACGCTGTTGTGCGCAACCGCGTCAGGCGGCGGCTGAAAGAAGCCGTCCGCGTCCATGCCGCAGATGACATGGTGCCCGGCAATGATTATGTCATCGTCGGGCGCGATGATGCGCTGCGTGCCCCCTTCGGCCAATTGAAGGCCGAACTCTCCCGCCGACTTCGCGGAACACGATAG
- a CDS encoding fasciclin domain-containing protein, giving the protein MRLPSFRIIAISALVAGVAIAAPAYAKNPNVGGAPMYTTKTIVENAVNSKDHTTLVAAVKAAGLVDTLQGAGPFTVFAPTNEAFAALPAGTVDTLLKPENKDKLTKVLTAHVVAGKISGAEMMKKAKAMGGKYEMKTVSGDTLTAEVKKGKLYIMDESGGEAKVTIADVNQSNGVIHVVNKVLLPK; this is encoded by the coding sequence ATGCGCTTGCCGTCATTCAGGATCATAGCCATTTCCGCCCTTGTCGCCGGCGTGGCGATTGCCGCTCCCGCCTACGCCAAGAACCCGAATGTCGGCGGCGCGCCGATGTACACCACCAAGACCATCGTCGAGAACGCCGTCAATTCGAAGGACCACACGACGCTGGTCGCCGCCGTCAAGGCCGCCGGCCTGGTCGACACATTGCAGGGCGCAGGTCCGTTCACCGTCTTTGCGCCGACCAACGAGGCCTTCGCGGCACTTCCGGCCGGCACGGTCGACACGCTGCTGAAGCCCGAGAACAAGGACAAGCTCACCAAAGTGCTGACCGCGCATGTCGTGGCCGGCAAGATTTCCGGCGCCGAGATGATGAAGAAGGCCAAGGCGATGGGCGGCAAATACGAGATGAAGACCGTCTCGGGCGACACACTCACCGCCGAGGTCAAGAAGGGCAAGCTCTACATCATGGATGAGTCCGGCGGCGAGGCGAAGGTGACGATCGCCGACGTCAACCAGTCGAACGGCGTCATCCATGTCGTCAACAAGGTGCTGTTGCCGAAGTAA
- a CDS encoding tyrosine-type recombinase/integrase produces the protein MAKLTNDIVKNAMPAAGKRLELRDDVETGLIFRVTEKGVRSWSVRYRNAAGEHRRKNLGAYPSVGLAKAREEARKAKGAVAGGADVVALDKASKAEERRKHLHKLGGLADAYFIAAAEGTHKGGPKAAPKRATTIAEEKRIFEKLVKPKFGESAVANITRIEIRDFVAKQAKAAKSNGRHCRNIIRQLMSFAVREGVIDYNPAHDIAVAAPKVRTTVLKDSDLKAFWLACQRPQDVEDLAMSKLMGIALRMAAVTLQRGGEVVGMRWAEIDRAAKTWLIPAERMKGKKSHMVPLSTAALALLDEAQAAVEGNGTDYVFPSPRSKEDQPIDRRAFSRAMKRLVEAVKIGAATPHDLRRTGATMLTSERIGFPRFIVSQIIAHAGDTGGAAAVTGKHYDLNDYLPEKRRALDAWALLLEEIVTDVKRAENVIELPRQA, from the coding sequence ATGGCGAAGCTGACAAACGACATCGTCAAGAACGCCATGCCGGCGGCCGGCAAGAGGCTGGAGCTACGCGACGACGTCGAGACAGGGCTCATTTTCCGGGTCACTGAAAAAGGGGTTCGCTCATGGTCGGTCCGCTACCGGAACGCCGCCGGAGAGCATCGCCGGAAGAACCTTGGCGCTTACCCGTCTGTCGGCCTCGCCAAAGCGCGGGAGGAGGCTCGGAAGGCAAAGGGGGCTGTCGCCGGTGGCGCCGACGTGGTGGCGCTGGACAAGGCCAGCAAGGCCGAGGAACGGCGCAAGCACTTGCACAAGCTGGGCGGGCTGGCCGATGCCTATTTCATCGCAGCGGCCGAAGGAACGCATAAGGGCGGCCCCAAGGCGGCGCCGAAGCGAGCAACGACGATCGCCGAGGAGAAGCGAATATTCGAGAAGCTGGTCAAGCCCAAGTTTGGCGAAAGCGCGGTGGCGAACATTACTCGTATCGAGATCCGGGATTTCGTCGCCAAACAGGCAAAGGCTGCGAAGTCGAACGGCCGGCATTGCCGCAACATCATCCGCCAGTTGATGAGCTTCGCGGTGCGGGAAGGGGTCATAGATTACAATCCGGCTCACGATATCGCTGTGGCTGCGCCGAAGGTTCGCACGACGGTCTTGAAGGATTCCGACCTGAAAGCCTTCTGGCTGGCCTGCCAGCGGCCGCAGGACGTCGAAGACCTTGCCATGTCCAAGCTGATGGGGATCGCGCTCAGGATGGCCGCTGTAACGCTGCAGCGCGGCGGTGAGGTGGTCGGCATGCGATGGGCGGAGATAGACCGCGCCGCCAAGACTTGGCTCATCCCAGCCGAGCGCATGAAGGGGAAGAAGTCGCATATGGTGCCGCTCAGCACCGCCGCCCTGGCGCTGCTCGACGAAGCCCAAGCCGCAGTCGAGGGGAATGGCACCGATTATGTGTTCCCATCGCCCCGATCTAAGGAAGACCAGCCGATCGACAGACGGGCATTTTCACGGGCAATGAAGCGGCTGGTCGAGGCCGTGAAGATCGGCGCGGCAACCCCGCATGATCTGCGGCGCACAGGCGCCACCATGCTCACAAGCGAGCGGATCGGATTTCCCCGGTTTATCGTGTCCCAGATCATCGCGCATGCCGGCGACACTGGCGGCGCAGCGGCGGTGACCGGCAAGCACTACGATTTGAACGATTACCTTCCCGAGAAGCGCCGCGCGCTGGATGCCTGGGCACTGCTGCTTGAAGAAATCGTCACCGACGTAAAGCGAGCAGAGAACGTAATAGAGTTACCTAGGCAGGCGTGA
- a CDS encoding helix-turn-helix domain-containing protein: MINEMQIRAARALIDWSQGDLAEKSGLALATIKRMEKLGPGRSSVDNAQAVQAALEAAGVLFIASNGNGPGVRLRDRPA, translated from the coding sequence GTGATCAACGAAATGCAGATCAGAGCGGCGCGCGCGCTCATTGATTGGTCTCAGGGTGACTTGGCTGAAAAATCAGGCCTCGCCCTCGCGACCATCAAGCGGATGGAGAAGCTCGGGCCGGGTCGCAGTTCTGTCGACAACGCCCAGGCTGTACAAGCGGCACTGGAAGCAGCTGGCGTTCTGTTCATCGCCTCGAATGGCAACGGGCCTGGCGTCCGGCTGCGCGATCGTCCTGCCTGA
- a CDS encoding site-specific integrase yields the protein MSALSIVSTSNTLPAVSDLTDEAIDYGRAALSANTMRAYRTDWSAFQDWCAARGRTSLPASPATVANFASALANAGKRVSTIGRSLAAIRFFHRGAGMDNPTEDAGVAAILKGIRRTVGVAPRQKAPATADVIHCILAHVARDTLQGKRDRALLLLGFAGAFRRSELVGITVADLTFNDKGVDVFLGRSKTDQEGKGQSVAILNGKALAAADRLREWLEAAGITEGPVFRPISRGDNVMPGGLTAQSVALIVKKYADAAGLDVASLSGHSLRAGFITSAADNRASISRIMEVSRHRDPRSVETYVRRADRYNDHAGDGFL from the coding sequence ATGTCTGCTTTGAGCATCGTCTCAACTTCGAACACGCTGCCGGCCGTCTCCGATCTCACCGATGAGGCGATCGACTATGGCCGGGCCGCGCTATCGGCGAATACCATGCGCGCCTACAGGACCGACTGGAGCGCCTTTCAGGACTGGTGTGCGGCCCGTGGTCGGACGTCGCTACCGGCCTCGCCTGCAACCGTGGCGAACTTCGCATCAGCGCTGGCCAATGCCGGCAAGCGCGTGTCGACGATCGGCCGCAGCCTGGCCGCGATCCGGTTCTTTCACCGCGGCGCCGGCATGGATAACCCGACCGAGGATGCTGGCGTTGCCGCCATCCTGAAAGGCATACGGCGCACCGTGGGCGTAGCGCCTCGCCAGAAGGCTCCAGCAACCGCCGACGTCATCCATTGCATCTTGGCTCACGTCGCGCGCGACACGCTTCAGGGGAAGCGCGACAGGGCATTGCTGCTGCTCGGATTCGCCGGCGCCTTTCGCCGCTCTGAGTTGGTCGGCATCACCGTTGCGGACCTGACCTTCAACGATAAGGGCGTCGACGTGTTTCTAGGCCGCTCCAAGACCGACCAGGAGGGCAAGGGCCAGTCTGTCGCCATTCTCAACGGTAAGGCCCTGGCGGCCGCTGACAGGCTCAGGGAATGGCTTGAGGCGGCCGGGATCACCGAAGGGCCAGTCTTCCGACCGATCAGCCGTGGGGACAATGTGATGCCCGGCGGTCTCACTGCTCAATCAGTGGCGCTGATCGTGAAGAAATACGCGGATGCTGCAGGGCTCGACGTGGCCAGCCTGTCAGGCCATTCCCTGCGCGCGGGCTTCATTACGTCTGCCGCCGACAATCGCGCATCGATCAGCCGCATCATGGAAGTGTCGCGTCATCGGGATCCGCGATCGGTCGAGACCTACGTGCGGCGAGCCGACCGCTACAATGACCATGCCGGCGACGGGTTTCTCTAA